One region of Citrus sinensis cultivar Valencia sweet orange chromosome 6, DVS_A1.0, whole genome shotgun sequence genomic DNA includes:
- the LOC102618718 gene encoding uncharacterized protein LOC102618718 isoform X1, which translates to MAVSNSHVSSRNLQKSYLGGVIFGCKKSTIKECLAKQLFGLPAQHFLYVRKVDPGLPLFLFNYTDRKLHGIFEAASPGMMNINPYGWTDGSERTSYPAQVQIRVRMQCQPLNEEKFKPIIAANYYTPHHFWFELDHSQASKLIALLSSMAIAPRACVPQNRENQRTIFLPLLKRNRMEEDNRFKLLGSEDELAKLSSCTSNSSDSALSVNGEREEDEWHRPSALEIGQSNHGSSKSVSRDSGSLDGDDRPLESHLDMKDVDQDEKSLILMALKELAINHEHQDFSSTDYENELATGGDRHCSFIGEQMSSEEKIETCSSSRCQSIINELIKEVAELKAFKTEQTLKMKELEQKLVDAEAEIQRLKEHCLMVQSPNSDTKECMYEKLLESSDELHLDPSESIYLVGGCDGDSWLSTLELYLPSCDVIKTLKPMSSARSYASAAMLNGELYIFGGGDGNSWHNTVESYSPANDEWTSRPSLNGTKGSLAGATIDNKIFAIGGGNGLECFSDVEMLDLDIGKWIRTRSMLQKRFALAAAELNGVLYATGGYDGNEYMNSAERFDPREHYWTKIANMNRRRGCHSLAVLNGKLYALGGFDGSAMVPSIEVYDPRLGSWMSGEPMKLSRGYLGAAVVKEAIYVIGGVKNGSEIVDTVERFKEGQGWEEINSRAIGKRCFMSVVTV; encoded by the exons ATGGCTGTGAGTAATAGTCATGTTTCTTCTAGAAACCTGCAAAAGAGCTACCTTGGTGGTGTCATATTTGGTTGCAAGAAGAGTACCATCAAAGAATGTTTGGCTAAACAACTATTTG GCTTACCTGCTCAACACTTCTTATACGTGAGGAAAGTTGATCCTGGCCTACCGCTGTTTCTATTCAACTACACTGATAGAAAACTTCATGGAATATTTGAAGCTGCTAGCCCCGGCATGATGAACATTAATCCATATGGTTGGACTGATGGTTCAGAGAGAACATCATACCCGGCACAG GTTCAGATTCGTGTGCGGATGCAGTGCCAACCTTTGAATGAAGAAAAGTTCAAACCAATAATTGCTGCTAATTATTACACTCCTCATCATTTCTGGTTCGAGCTAGATCATTCTCAAGCAAGCAAGCTGATCGCCCTTTTGTCATCTATGGCCATTGCACCAAGAGCTTGTGTACCACAGAATAGAGAAAACCAGAGAACAATTTTCTTACCTCTTCTGAAAAGGAACAGAATGGAGGAAGATAATAGGTTTAAGCTGCTTGGTTCAGAGGATGAGCTTGCTAAGCTCTCTAGTTGCACTTCAAATTCTTCGGATTCTGCTTTATCTGTAAATGGAGAAAGAGAGGAAGATGAATGGCATAGGCCATCTGCTTTGGAAATTGGGCAGTCTAATCATGGGAGTAGTAAGTCAGTTTCTAGAGATTCTGGTAGCTTAGATGGAGACGACCGACCATTGGAATCTCATTTAGATATGAAGGATGTTGATCAAGATGAGAAAAGCCTCATACTCATGGCACTTAAAGAATTGGCAATTAACCATGAACATCAAGACTTTTCTTCAACTGATTATGAAAATGAACTTGCTACTGGGGGCGATAGGCACTGTAGTTTTATTGGTGAACAGATGAGCTCAGAAGAGAAGATTGAAACTTGCTCGTCTTCTCGTTGTCAGTCCATCATAAATGAG TTGATCAAAGAGGTGGCAGAACTGAAGGCATTTAAAACAGAACAAACTCTGAAGATGAAAGAGTTGGAGCAGAAGCTG GTTGATGCAGAAGCTGAAATCCAGCGGTTGAAAGAACAttgtttgatggtacaatcTCCAAATAGTGATACCAAGGAGTGCATGTATGAAAAGCTTCTTGAGTCCTCAGATGAGCTGCATTTAGATCCTTCTGAGTCAATATATCTGGTAGGTGGATGTGATGGTGACTCATGGCTATCAACATTAGAGTTATATCTTCCCTCATGTGATGTGATAAAAACTTTGAAGCCAATGAGCTCTGCACGTTCATATGCTTCAGCTGCTATGTTAAATGGTGAGCTTTACATCTTTGGTGGTGGAGATGGGAATTCATGGCATAATACAG ttGAATCATACAGCCCGGCGAATGATGAATGGACCTCACGCCCTTCATTGAATGGGACTAAGGGAAGCTTAGCTGGAGCTACTAtagataacaaaatatttgcaaTTGGTGGTGGAAATGGATTAGAGTGCTTTTCGGATGTTGAAATGCTTGATTTGGACATTGGTAAATGGATTCGTACACGGTCAATGCTTCAAAAG CGATTTGCCCTTGCTGCAGCGGAACTTAATGGCGTGCTTTATGCTACCGGGGGTTATGATGGAAATGAATATATGAA TTCTGCAGAAAGATTTGACCCCAGAGAGCATTATTGGACCAAAATTGCAAACATGAACAGAAGACGGGGATGCCACTCTTTGGCTGTTCTTAATGGAAAGCT ATATGCACTGGGTGGTTTTGATGGTAGTGCAATGGTTCCAAGCATCGAGGTTTATGATCCACGTCTTGGATCGTGGATGAGTGGGGAACCAATGAAACTCTCCAGGGGCTATTTGGGTGCTGCTGTTGTCAAAGAGGCCATATATGTGATTGGTGGGGTGAAAAATGGTTCTGAGATTGTAGACACG GTGGAACGTTTTAAGGAGGGCCAAGGCTGGGAAGAAATTAACTCAAGAGCGATCGGGAAAAGATGCTTCATGTCGGTGGTGACCGTATAG
- the LOC102618718 gene encoding uncharacterized protein LOC102618718 isoform X2, whose translation MAVSNSHVSSRNLQKSYLGGVIFGCKKSTIKECLAKQLFGLPAQHFLYVRKVDPGLPLFLFNYTDRKLHGIFEAASPGMMNINPYGWTDGSERTSYPAQVQIRVRMQCQPLNEEKFKPIIAANYYTPHHFWFELDHSQASKLIALLSSMAIAPRACVPQNRENQRTIFLPLLKRNRMEEDNRFKLLGSEDELAKLSSCTSNSSDSALSVNGEREEDEWHRPSALEIGQSNHGSSKSVSRDSGSLDGDDRPLESHLDMKDVDQDEKSLILMALKELAINHEHQDFSSTDYENELATGGDRHCSFIGEQMSSEEKIETCSSSRCQSIINELIKEVAELKAFKTEQTLKMKELEQKLVDAEAEIQRLKEHCLMVQSPNSDTKECMYEKLLESSDELHLDPSESIYLVGGCDGDSWLSTLELYLPSCDVIKTLKPMSSARSYASAAMLNGELYIFGGGDGNSWHNTVESYSPANDEWTSRPSLNGTKGSLAGATIDNKIFAIGGGNGLECFSDVEMLDLDIGKWIRTRSMLQKRFALAAAELNGVLYATGGYDGNEYMNSAERFDPREHYWTKIANMNRRRGCHSLAVLNGKLVAI comes from the exons ATGGCTGTGAGTAATAGTCATGTTTCTTCTAGAAACCTGCAAAAGAGCTACCTTGGTGGTGTCATATTTGGTTGCAAGAAGAGTACCATCAAAGAATGTTTGGCTAAACAACTATTTG GCTTACCTGCTCAACACTTCTTATACGTGAGGAAAGTTGATCCTGGCCTACCGCTGTTTCTATTCAACTACACTGATAGAAAACTTCATGGAATATTTGAAGCTGCTAGCCCCGGCATGATGAACATTAATCCATATGGTTGGACTGATGGTTCAGAGAGAACATCATACCCGGCACAG GTTCAGATTCGTGTGCGGATGCAGTGCCAACCTTTGAATGAAGAAAAGTTCAAACCAATAATTGCTGCTAATTATTACACTCCTCATCATTTCTGGTTCGAGCTAGATCATTCTCAAGCAAGCAAGCTGATCGCCCTTTTGTCATCTATGGCCATTGCACCAAGAGCTTGTGTACCACAGAATAGAGAAAACCAGAGAACAATTTTCTTACCTCTTCTGAAAAGGAACAGAATGGAGGAAGATAATAGGTTTAAGCTGCTTGGTTCAGAGGATGAGCTTGCTAAGCTCTCTAGTTGCACTTCAAATTCTTCGGATTCTGCTTTATCTGTAAATGGAGAAAGAGAGGAAGATGAATGGCATAGGCCATCTGCTTTGGAAATTGGGCAGTCTAATCATGGGAGTAGTAAGTCAGTTTCTAGAGATTCTGGTAGCTTAGATGGAGACGACCGACCATTGGAATCTCATTTAGATATGAAGGATGTTGATCAAGATGAGAAAAGCCTCATACTCATGGCACTTAAAGAATTGGCAATTAACCATGAACATCAAGACTTTTCTTCAACTGATTATGAAAATGAACTTGCTACTGGGGGCGATAGGCACTGTAGTTTTATTGGTGAACAGATGAGCTCAGAAGAGAAGATTGAAACTTGCTCGTCTTCTCGTTGTCAGTCCATCATAAATGAG TTGATCAAAGAGGTGGCAGAACTGAAGGCATTTAAAACAGAACAAACTCTGAAGATGAAAGAGTTGGAGCAGAAGCTG GTTGATGCAGAAGCTGAAATCCAGCGGTTGAAAGAACAttgtttgatggtacaatcTCCAAATAGTGATACCAAGGAGTGCATGTATGAAAAGCTTCTTGAGTCCTCAGATGAGCTGCATTTAGATCCTTCTGAGTCAATATATCTGGTAGGTGGATGTGATGGTGACTCATGGCTATCAACATTAGAGTTATATCTTCCCTCATGTGATGTGATAAAAACTTTGAAGCCAATGAGCTCTGCACGTTCATATGCTTCAGCTGCTATGTTAAATGGTGAGCTTTACATCTTTGGTGGTGGAGATGGGAATTCATGGCATAATACAG ttGAATCATACAGCCCGGCGAATGATGAATGGACCTCACGCCCTTCATTGAATGGGACTAAGGGAAGCTTAGCTGGAGCTACTAtagataacaaaatatttgcaaTTGGTGGTGGAAATGGATTAGAGTGCTTTTCGGATGTTGAAATGCTTGATTTGGACATTGGTAAATGGATTCGTACACGGTCAATGCTTCAAAAG CGATTTGCCCTTGCTGCAGCGGAACTTAATGGCGTGCTTTATGCTACCGGGGGTTATGATGGAAATGAATATATGAA TTCTGCAGAAAGATTTGACCCCAGAGAGCATTATTGGACCAAAATTGCAAACATGAACAGAAGACGGGGATGCCACTCTTTGGCTGTTCTTAATGGAAAGCT TGTTGCAATATGA